The Raphanus sativus cultivar WK10039 chromosome 2, ASM80110v3, whole genome shotgun sequence genome includes a region encoding these proteins:
- the LOC108834455 gene encoding leucine-rich repeat receptor protein kinase HPCA1 translates to MVAKTTTMTATSRLLLFCLSYSFTVFSMVSSVTDPRDAAALRSLMDQWDNTPPSWGGSDDPCGTPWEGVSCNSSRITALGLSTMGLKGRLSGDIGELSELRSLDLSFNPGLTGSLTSRLRDLQKLNILILAGCGFTGSIPNEIGYLKDLSFLALNSNNFTGKIPASLGNLSKVYWLDLADNQLTGPIPISSGSSPGLDLLLKAKHFHFNKNQLSGTIPPKLFSSEMILIHVLFDGNQFTGSIPSTLGLVQTLEVLRLDRNTLRGKVPENLSNLTNIIELNLAHNKLVGSLPDLSDMKSLNYVDLSNNSFDPSESPLWFSTLPSLTTLVMEYGALHGPLPNKLFGYPQLQQVKLRKNAFNGTLSLGDTVGSELQLVDLQDNDISSVTLSSGYTNTLILVGNPVCTTALSNTNYCQIQQKQAKRIYSTSLANCGGKSCPLDQKVSPQSCECAYPYEGTFYFRGPMFRDLTNANTYHSLEMSLWVKLGLTPGSVSLQNPFFNNDDYLQIQLELFPSMGKYFNRSEVQRIGFDLSNQTYKPPPLFGPYYFIASPYTFPAEGNGHSLSSRMITGVITGCTALVLCLVALGIYAFWQKRRAEQAIGLSRPFVSWASSGKDSGGAPQLKGARWFSYEELKKITNNFSISSELGSGGYGKVYKGMLSDGQMVAIKRAQQGSTQGGHEFKTEIELLSRVHHKNLVGLVGFCFEQGEQILVYEFMSNGSLKDSLTGRSGIALDWKRRLRVALGSARGLAYLHELADPPIIHRDVKSTNILLDENLTAKVADFGLSKLVSDCTKGHVSTQVKGTLGYLDPEYYTTQKLTEKSDVYSFGVVLLELITAKQPIEKGKYIVREIKLVMNKNDEEFYGLRDKMDRSLRDAGALPELGRYMELALKCVDETAGERPTMSEVVKEIEIIIQNSGASTSSSSASASDLGGVRGGDKVLYGENVRKKEEGAFDYSGGYSVMTKVEPK, encoded by the exons ATGGTGGCTAAAACAACCACCATGACTGCTACTTCGCGGTTGCTCTTGTTCTGTCTCTCTTACTCCTTCACTGTCTTCTCAATGGTTTCATCAGTCACTGACCCTCGTGATG CCGCAGCTCTTCGTTCTTTGATGGATCAATGGGACAACACGCCGCCTAGCTGGGGAGGCTCTGATGATCCTTGTGGAACTCCTTGGGAAGGTGTTTCCTGCAACAGTTCAAGAATCACTGCGCT GGGTTTGTCAACAATGGGTCTCAAAGGAAGGCTTAGTGGGGACATTGGAGAACTATCTGAACTAAGATCCTT GGACCTTTCGTTCAATCCAGGACTCACAGGTTCACTTACTTCCCGTTTAAGAGACCTGCAAAAGCTCAACATTCT TATACTTGCTGGATGTGGCTTCACTGGTAGCATCCCCAATGAGATTGGTTACCTTAAAGATCTATCTTTCTT GGCATTGAACTCGAATAACTTCACTGGTAAAATTCCAGCGTCTCTAGGAAACCTCAGCAAAGTCTATTGGTTGGATCTTGCGGATAATCAGTTGACAGGACCCATTCCTATCTCATCAGGCTCTAGTCCTGGTCTTGATCTTCTGTTAAAAGCCAAACACTT TCACTTCAACAAGAACCAGCTCTCAGGCACTATTCCACCAAAACTTTTCAGCTCTGAGATGATATTGATCCATGT ATTATTTGATGGAAATCAATTCACAGGGAGCATACCTTCCACTTTGGGACTCGTTCAGACACTAGAGGTTCT TCGTCTTGACAGAAACACTCTGAGAGGAAAAGTTCCAGAGAATCTTAGCAATCTCACAAACATCATTGAACT GAACTTAGCTCACAACAAGCTGGTAGGATCATTACCAGATTTGTCAGACATGAAATCTCTGAACTATGT AGACCTCAGCAACAACTCATTTGATCCATCAGAGTCTCCTCTATGGTTTTCAACCTTACCTTCACTGACCACACT GGTGATGGAATATGGGGCTCTTCATGGACCATTGCCTAATAAGCTCTTTGGATACCCACAGCTTCAGCAAGT GAAACTGAGAAAGAATGCATTCAATGGAACACTGAGCTTAGGAGACACAGTAGGTTCAGAGCTACAACTAGTTGATCTGCAAGATAATGACATCTCCTCTGTAACACTAAGCTCTGGATACACCAATACATTAAT ACTCGTAGGAAACCCTGTATGCACAACAGCTCTCTCCAACACAAACTACTGCCAGATTCAGCAGAAACAAGCCAAACGTATCTACTCGACCAGTCTTGCAAACTGCGGAGGAAAATCTTGTCCATTAGACCAAAAGGTCAGCCCTCAGAGCTGCGAATGCGCCTACCCTTATGAAGGCACATTCTACTTCAGAGGGCCTATGTTCAGAGACCTGACCAATGCGAACACATACCATTCACTAGAGATGAGCTTGTGGGTGAAGCTAGGACTCACTCCAGGATCAGTCTCTCTACAAAACCCTTTCTTCAATAATGATGATTATCTCCAGATACAGCTGGAGCTTTTCCCATCTATGGGAAAGTATTTCAACAGAAGTGAAGTACAGAGAATTGGATTTGACTTGAGTAACCAAACTTACAAACCTCCTCCACTGTTTGGACCTTACTATTTCATTGCATCTCCCTACACTTTCCCAG CTGAAGGTAATGGACATTCCTTGAGCTCTAGGATGATCACTGGGGTAATAACTGGTTGCACCGCTTTGGTTCTGTGCCTTGTTGCCCTAGGGATATACGCATTTTGGCAGAAGAGACGTGCAGAGCAAGCTATCGGTTTGAGTAGACCATTTG TTTCATGGGCATCTAGTGGGAAAGACAGTGGTGGTGCGCCGCAGCTGAAAGGGGCTAGATGGTTCTCCTATGAAGAACTCAAGAAGATCACCAACAACTTCTCCATTAGCAGTGAGTTGGGTTCTGGAGGTTATGGTAAGGTGTATAAAGGAATGCTCTCGGATGGGCAGATGGTGGCTATAAAAAGAGCACAGCAAGGATCAACACAAGGAGGTCACGAGTTCAAAACAGAGATTGAGTTGCTTTCTAGAGTTCATCACAAGAACCTGGTCGGGCTCGTTGGGTTTTGTTTCGAACAGGGAGAGCAGATTCTGGTGTACGAGTTCATGTCAAACGGATCACTAAAAGATAGCTTAACAG GACGATCAGGTATTGCTTTGGACTGGAAAAGGAGGCTAAGAGTGGCTCTAGGATCAGCAAGAGGACTAGCTTACCTCCACGAACTGGCGGATCCTCCCATCATCCACAGGGACGTGAAGTCAACCAACATTCTTTTGGATGAGAATCTCACTGCCAAGGTTGCTGACTTTGGTTTGTCCAAGCTTGTTTCTGACTGCACTAAAGGCCATGTTTCAACCCAAGTCAAAGGGACATTG GGATATTTGGATCCAGAATACTACACAACACAGAAACTCACAGAGAAGAGCGACGTGTACAGCTTCGGCGTCGTGTTACTAGAACTGATCACCGCGAAACAGCCGATAGAGAAAGGCAAGTACATTGTCCGAGAGATCAAGCTCGTGATGAACAAGAACGACGAGGAGTTCTACGGGCTGAGAGACAAGATGGACCGTTCGTTGAGAGACGCCGGAGCTCTGCCGGAGCTCGGACGTTACATGGAGTTAGCTCTAAAATGCGTAGATGAGACGGCGGGTGAGAGGCCGACGATGAGCGAAGTGGTGAAGGAGATCGAGATTATTATACAGAACAGTGGAGCTAGTACTAGCAGCTCCTCCGCGTCGGCGTCGGATTTAGGAGGGGTGAGAGGTGGAGATAAGGTTTTGTATGGAGAGAATGTgaggaagaaagaagaaggagCTTTTGATTATAGTGGTGGCTACTCTGTTATGACAAAAGTTGAGCCCAAGTGA